CGGACGTGAAGCGCGAACTCGCCGAGATCACCAACAAGGCGGGCATCTCCGGCACGCTGGAGACGGCGCTGGCCGGTGCCGACGTCTTCATCGGCGTCTCCGGCGGTACGGTCCCCGAGCCGGCCGTCGCCTCGATGGCTCCCGGTGCGTTCGTCTTCGCGATGGCGAACCCGACTCCCGAGGTCCACCCCGACATCGCGCACAAGTACGCGGCCGTCGTGGCGACCGGGCGTTCGGACTACCCCAACCAGATCAACAACGTGCTGGCCTTCCCGGGCATCTTCGCGGGCGCGCTCCAGGTCCGGGCCTCCCGGATCACCGAGGGCATGAAGATCGCCGCGGCGAACGCGCTGGCGGACGTCGTGGGCGACGAGCTCGCGGCGGACTACGTGATCCCGTCGCCGTTCGACGAGCGGGTCGCCCCCGCGGTGACCGCGGCGGTCGCCGCGGCTGCCCGGGCCGAGGGCGTGGCGCGCCGCTGACGCGGTGGGTGGGGTGGGGGTGACGCGGTACGCCTGCGGCGGGCCGCGTCACCCCCACCCTTTCCCGTATCCGGGACCCCGCTCTCGCATGCCGGAGTGGCCGGAACGGGGTGCGGGCGCACCGGTTTGGCGCGCGTCACACCCTCCGCCGGTTACGCCGCGACCCGCCCCGCCCTATCGTCGGGGCCATGTTCGCCGCCTATGCCGCACGTATCGACCGCGACCAGCCCCTCAACGGACTCGAGCTGGGTGAACGCCCCGCGCCCGCGGCGCGTCCCGGCTGGACCACCGTCAATGTCAGGGCCGCGTCCCTCAATCACCACGACCTCTGGTCCCTGCGGGGCGTGGGCCTCGCCGAGGACAAGCTGCCGATGATCCTCGGCTGCGACGCCGCGGGAATCGACCAGGACGGCAACGAGGTCGTCCTGCACTCCGTGATCGGCCAGACGGGCCACGGAGTCGGCGCGAACGAGCCGCGCTCCATCCTCACCGAGCGGTATCAGGGCACGTTCGCCGAGCAGGTCTCCGTCCCGTCGTGGAACGTCCTGGCGAAGCCCAAGGAGCTCTCCTTCGAGGAGGCGGCCTGCCTGCCGACGGCCTGGCTCACCGCGTACCGCATGCTCTTCACCAACGCCGGGGTGCGTCCTGGTGACTCCGTACTCGTCCAGGGCGCGGGCGGGGGCGTCGCCACCGCCGCGATCGTGCTCGGGAAGGCGGCCGGGCTGCGCGTCTACGCCACCAGCCGCGACGAGGCCAAGCGCAAGCGGGCCGTCGAACTCGGGGCCGTCGAGGCGTTCGAGTCGGGCGCCCGTCTCCCGCACCGTGTCGACGCCGTCATCGAGACGGTGGGTGCGGCGACGTGGTCGCACTCGGTGAAGTCGCTGCGGCCCGGCGGCACCCTGGTCATCTCCGGTGCCACCAGCGGTGACCGTCCCGCGCACGCCGAGCTCACCCGGATCTTCTTCCTGGAGCTGAAGGTCGTCGGTTCGACGATGGGCTCGAAGGAGGAGCTGGAGAGTCTGCTGGCGTTCTGCGCGGCCACCGGTGTGCGCCCCGTGATCGACGAGGTGCTGCCACTGGACCGGGCCCGCGAGGGGTTCGAACGGCTCGCCTCCGGCGACCAGTTCGGGAAGATCGTCCTGACGTCCTCCTGAGCCGTTCCGGTGCCCGCTTCTGTCAATGATGGTTGACACTCCCGAACTGTCAACGTAGGTTGACATCATGACCGAAGCAACGGATCTCGCCGCGCGCGCCGGTGACCGTGACCCGCGTGTCGGGCTGCGGGCCGTCGCCGCGCTGCGGAGGCTGCTGGAGCAGCTCGAAGACGTCCAGGTGAGAAGTGCCCGCGCGCAGGGCTGGTCGTGGCAGGAGATCGCGGCCGAGCTCGGCGTGAGCCGGCAGGCCGTCCACAAGAAGCACGGGAGGCTTTGATGTTCGAGCGATTCACCGCAGGTGCCCGCGCCACCGTGACGGGCGCGGTCACCCATGCCGAACGGGCCGGGGCCGATGTGATCACCGAGGAGCATCTGCTGCTCGCCCTCCTGGACCAGGAGGGTGGCCGGGCCTCCTTCGCCACCGCGGCGCTC
The Streptomyces sp. NBC_00234 DNA segment above includes these coding regions:
- a CDS encoding zinc-binding dehydrogenase gives rise to the protein MFAAYAARIDRDQPLNGLELGERPAPAARPGWTTVNVRAASLNHHDLWSLRGVGLAEDKLPMILGCDAAGIDQDGNEVVLHSVIGQTGHGVGANEPRSILTERYQGTFAEQVSVPSWNVLAKPKELSFEEAACLPTAWLTAYRMLFTNAGVRPGDSVLVQGAGGGVATAAIVLGKAAGLRVYATSRDEAKRKRAVELGAVEAFESGARLPHRVDAVIETVGAATWSHSVKSLRPGGTLVISGATSGDRPAHAELTRIFFLELKVVGSTMGSKEELESLLAFCAATGVRPVIDEVLPLDRAREGFERLASGDQFGKIVLTSS
- a CDS encoding helix-turn-helix domain-containing protein, with the translated sequence MTEATDLAARAGDRDPRVGLRAVAALRRLLEQLEDVQVRSARAQGWSWQEIAAELGVSRQAVHKKHGRL